The following is a genomic window from Butyricimonas faecihominis.
GCCACTTTTACCAGTTCTCCCGGCTCCTGATTCTTGTTCGCCGAAAACAAGAAACTCACGTCATCTTTTCCCGTCGTCGTAAAATGATCCAACGGGGTGATCATAACCTTAAACACGGCATGTTTAATCCCCATGCTCACCAGCAATCCCCGCATCTCTTCTCTCAATTTCTCCTCCGATGCCACACGGGCTTTATGTAGCTTACCCGCCAACGAATCCATTTCCGTCTCCACGGACTTGATTTGTTTTTCCAATATTTCGATCTGTTCCGCAAAGGATTGTATTCCTTTCAACTTCTTCCCTAACTCCTCTTTTAAAGCGATCAGTTCCTCGACTTTTTCCAACCGATGCTTGTGTAGCAAATCATACATCACGTTCAATCGCTCGTTGATCACGTCGACTCTTGCCGGGTTGTATTCCACCCGTTCCGCCATTCGTTCCGATTCATCGGCAATATCTTCCAGTTCGAGAATCACCGAGCTCAGACGCTGCTCGTAGTCGGCAGCCTCTTTCACGATCCCCTCCAATGTCGCCATCCGATTCTTCACCCCTTTCAAGGCCTGAATAACGGGATTATCCGATTCCGTTAATACATACGTCGATTCAGAAAAGGCAGATTTAATATTCTCCGCATTATTCAACACGGCCAGTTCTTCCTCCAACTCCTGCTGTTCTCCTTCTCGCAGACGGGCTTCATCCAACTGGTTAAACTGGAATTTCAAATAATCTTCCTCTTGCTCGGCCTCTTTTGCTCGCTGTTTTAGTGAAGTCAATTCTGACAACAATCCCTGTCGGTGGGTATATTTTACCCGGTAATCTTTCAACAACACTTGATTACCGCAAAAAGCATCCAGTATTTCCAATTGATATTCCGGTTGCCCGATAAGTAAGGACTGATGCTGCGAATGCACGTCGATCAAGAAACTCCCGAACTCTTTCAATAATTTGTTATTTACGGGAGTATCATTAATAAACGCCCTCGATTTACCGTCTGCCGTCAATTCTCGTCTCACGACCACCTCGTCATCATAATCCAAGTCATTATCAGCAAACCATTGCTGTAAATCGTACCCCACGACATCATACGTGATCTCGACCACGCATTTTCTGTTCTTATCCATAATGGCTGCAACATCAGCCCGCTGTCCCAACGTCAGCCCGATCGCACCCAACAAAATGGATTTTCCCGCACCTGTTTCCCCGGTAATAATCGTAAATCCCTTCTCTAGCTCGATATTCGTTTTATCGATCAAAGCGTAATTTCCTATATGGATGTTCTTTATCATTCCTACAACCTTTATTGCATAAATCATGCGAAAGTACTAATAATTTTCCATTTTCAATTTTCCGTTTTCAATTTAATTAGTACTTTTGCGCACCGGTTTAAACATATAGTTCTTTATAAAATGACAAGTAGAAGATTAATTAGAATTAAAGTTTTACAGCTTTTATATTCTTACACGAAGAAAGAGGGAGTGACAATTACGGAAGTGGAAAGAGATTTGTTCAAAAGTATAACCAAAAGTACGGATTTATACTACCACGTTTTCCTCTTAATCACTGAAATCCAACGTCGTGCATTTTTAAAAATAGATGCTGCCCGTAATCGGAAACTTGCATCACAAAGAGAGTTAAACCCGAACACCCGCTTTATTGACAACCCGGTAATCAATCAAATTGCCAATAACCGAAAATTCAAGACCTATGTTTCCACGAATCTGGTTTCTTTGAACGAGTGTCAAGACGTGGTCGCCTTGCTGCATGACCGCATGATGGAAATGGATTTTTTCAAGCTTTACATGTCCAAACCCAACGTGACTTACGAGGATCACAAGAAACTCGTGCTTGACATGATCTCGGAATTAATCGCGGAAGATGAAGATTTCGACCAAGCCATGGAAGAAAAGAATATTTTCTGGAATGACGATTTCGAACTCGTGTTGAGCATCGTGTACAAAACGGTGAAGAATATGAAAGAAAGCTATTCAGAAGACACCGTTTTCTTTATCTCCTTATATAACGAGGAAGAAGACTTGAGTTTTGCGAAAACCCTGTTCCGGAAGTCCATTCTCGACATGAAGGAAAACTTGGAATTAGTGGATCAGTTCACTACCAACTGGGAACTCGACCGTATTTCCGACATGGATAAACTCATCATGGATGCGGCAATCTGCGAGCTGAAATATTTCCCCTCTATCCCCGTGAAGGTGACTCTGGACGAGTATATCGAGATCTCCAAGAACTATTGTTCCCCGAAAAGTAGCGGGTTTATTAATGGTGTTCTCGACAAAACCGTGGCTCTTCTGAAAGAAAAGAATGAAATCAGAAAAGTCGGTCGAGGTTTGATGGAGTAATACTACCCCCTCCAGCTCCCCCTTACACAGGGGGAGAGCTGATTACCGGGCGATTTTCCTCCCGTGTAACGAGGGTTAGAGGCCGTAGCCATTTCACAAATTCAACTTTTGGGTTACTCCTTTTCTGTTCATGAATTTCGTTTGAATCTATCCCAGAATGTTTTCCGTTTTTCTGTCTTTGGTGTTTTCAAGCGATTCATTTCCTTTCTTTCCTGAGAACGTCGAAATGCCGTCTTGATACGCCATTCCACTTCTTGCGAGTTACGAGTTCCTTTATCAATACACTCATCAACCCCCTCATTCAAAAGGCTGTAATCCGGCAGGCTGCTATACATCACGATGGCAATATCATCTCCCGCTTCCCTAACAAGACGCATCACTTCTTCCCCTTGCATTTTCGGCATATCTCCATCTAGAAGTAATAAATCATAACGACCTTTTTGATATTCGT
Proteins encoded in this region:
- a CDS encoding transcription antitermination protein NusB, which encodes MTSRRLIRIKVLQLLYSYTKKEGVTITEVERDLFKSITKSTDLYYHVFLLITEIQRRAFLKIDAARNRKLASQRELNPNTRFIDNPVINQIANNRKFKTYVSTNLVSLNECQDVVALLHDRMMEMDFFKLYMSKPNVTYEDHKKLVLDMISELIAEDEDFDQAMEEKNIFWNDDFELVLSIVYKTVKNMKESYSEDTVFFISLYNEEEDLSFAKTLFRKSILDMKENLELVDQFTTNWELDRISDMDKLIMDAAICELKYFPSIPVKVTLDEYIEISKNYCSPKSSGFINGVLDKTVALLKEKNEIRKVGRGLME
- the recN gene encoding DNA repair protein RecN; protein product: MIKNIHIGNYALIDKTNIELEKGFTIITGETGAGKSILLGAIGLTLGQRADVAAIMDKNRKCVVEITYDVVGYDLQQWFADNDLDYDDEVVVRRELTADGKSRAFINDTPVNNKLLKEFGSFLIDVHSQHQSLLIGQPEYQLEILDAFCGNQVLLKDYRVKYTHRQGLLSELTSLKQRAKEAEQEEDYLKFQFNQLDEARLREGEQQELEEELAVLNNAENIKSAFSESTYVLTESDNPVIQALKGVKNRMATLEGIVKEAADYEQRLSSVILELEDIADESERMAERVEYNPARVDVINERLNVMYDLLHKHRLEKVEELIALKEELGKKLKGIQSFAEQIEILEKQIKSVETEMDSLAGKLHKARVASEEKLREEMRGLLVSMGIKHAVFKVMITPLDHFTTTGKDDVSFLFSANKNQEPGELVKVASGGEISRLMLSLKYILSRTKQLPVIIFDEIDTGVSGEIAHRMAEMMKEMARRMQVISISHLPQIAAAGDHHFKVYKEDDQVGTISRIRRLTDEERVAEIAGMISGSVVSDAALENARLLLGQF
- a CDS encoding PleD family two-component system response regulator encodes the protein MKIKILYAEDDEFTRKFEIRRLKECGFNVSSVEDGQKAWDEYQKGRYDLLLLDGDMPKMQGEEVMRLVREAGDDIAIVMYSSLPDYSLLNEGVDECIDKGTRNSQEVEWRIKTAFRRSQERKEMNRLKTPKTEKRKTFWDRFKRNS